A window from Theropithecus gelada isolate Dixy chromosome 1, Tgel_1.0, whole genome shotgun sequence encodes these proteins:
- the LOC112618718 gene encoding ribosome biogenesis protein NSA2 homolog isoform X1, which translates to MPQTEYIELHRKRYGYRLDYHEKKRNEESREAHERSKKAKKMIGLKAKLYHKQRHAEKIQMKKTIKMHEKRNTKQKNDEKTPQGAVPAFLLDREGQSRAKVLSNMIKQKRKEKAGNWEVPLPKVRAQGKTEVLKVIRTGKRKKKAWKRMVTKVCFVGDGFTRKPPKYERFIRPMENMPRLPTILKMMEV; encoded by the exons ATGCCACAGACCGAATATATTGAATTACACCGTAAACGCTATGGATACCGTTTGGATTAccatgagaaaaagagaaacgaGGAAAGTCGAGAGGCTCATGAACGTtcaaagaaggcaaagaaaatgatTGGTCTGAAGGCTAAGCTTTACCATAAACAGCGCCAtgctgaaaaaatacaaatgaaaaagactATCAAGATGCATGAAAAGAGAAACACCAAACAAAAGAATGATGAAAAGACTCCACAGGGAGCAGTACCTGCCTTTCTGCTGGACAGAGAGGGACAATCTCGAGCTAAAGTACTTTCCAATATGATTAAACAGAAACGAAAAGAGAAGGCGGGAAATTGGGAAGTCCCTCTGCCTAAAGTACGTGCCCAGGGAAAAACAGAAGTATTAAAAGTTATTcgaacaggaaagagaaagaagaaagcatggAAGAGGATGGTTACTAAAGTGTGCTTTGTTGGAGATGGCTTTACAAGAAAACCACCTAAATATGAAAGATTTATCAGGCCAAT GGAAAATATGCCCAGGTTACCAACAATCCTGAAAATGATGGAGGTATAA
- the LOC112618718 gene encoding ribosome biogenesis protein NSA2 homolog isoform X2: MPQTEYIELHRKRYGYRLDYHEKKRNEESREAHERSKKAKKMIGLKAKLYHKQRHAEKIQMKKTIKMHEKRNTKQKNDEKTPQGAVPAFLLDREGQSRAKVLSNMIKQKRKEKAGNWEVPLPKVRAQGKTEVLKVIRTGKRKKKAWKRMVTKVCFVGDGFTRKPPKYERFIRPMEMGFTMLARLVSNS; this comes from the coding sequence ATGCCACAGACCGAATATATTGAATTACACCGTAAACGCTATGGATACCGTTTGGATTAccatgagaaaaagagaaacgaGGAAAGTCGAGAGGCTCATGAACGTtcaaagaaggcaaagaaaatgatTGGTCTGAAGGCTAAGCTTTACCATAAACAGCGCCAtgctgaaaaaatacaaatgaaaaagactATCAAGATGCATGAAAAGAGAAACACCAAACAAAAGAATGATGAAAAGACTCCACAGGGAGCAGTACCTGCCTTTCTGCTGGACAGAGAGGGACAATCTCGAGCTAAAGTACTTTCCAATATGATTAAACAGAAACGAAAAGAGAAGGCGGGAAATTGGGAAGTCCCTCTGCCTAAAGTACGTGCCCAGGGAAAAACAGAAGTATTAAAAGTTATTcgaacaggaaagagaaagaagaaagcatggAAGAGGATGGTTACTAAAGTGTGCTTTGTTGGAGATGGCTTTACAAGAAAACCACCTAAATATGAAAGATTTATCAGGCCAATGG